In one Arthrobacter jinronghuae genomic region, the following are encoded:
- a CDS encoding FHA domain-containing protein, whose product MEPEQEPVSAEETDLSETVRPPDEAFVPSDTLQPVEAPLPPAPKAAAVPSGALIDSVPWQRSNSAAPVGAPGRPAGVPVPAASVPAARVPAAAAAAPAPVAPAPSAPAPAPAPAPSPIPAAPVSAAPEAVPVTAPAPAVPAGEAPDDLDHDGDTIMSSELAKEAPAPAGHAAPAPASHPGTAPTVLARTCPQGHANPPTRSVCVHCGQPLGEEPHPVSRPALGRAVFSTGHTEVLDRNIVVGRQPSVARTPGSDMPRMVQVPSSGGDISRSHAEIRLEGWHVMLRDLFSTNGTVLVRNGQLPHRLGQGEGVIVLDGDTAELGDDVWIRFEGLA is encoded by the coding sequence GTGGAACCCGAGCAAGAGCCGGTTTCCGCGGAGGAGACGGACCTGAGCGAGACCGTCCGGCCCCCGGACGAAGCTTTCGTCCCGTCGGATACCCTCCAGCCTGTCGAAGCACCGCTTCCGCCCGCACCGAAAGCAGCCGCCGTGCCGTCCGGTGCACTGATCGATTCAGTGCCGTGGCAGCGCAGCAACTCGGCGGCCCCGGTCGGTGCTCCCGGGCGTCCGGCCGGAGTCCCGGTACCAGCAGCTTCGGTCCCGGCAGCTCGGGTTCCCGCTGCCGCTGCCGCAGCGCCGGCACCGGTAGCCCCGGCGCCGTCGGCTCCCGCACCGGCCCCCGCGCCGGCGCCTTCACCCATACCTGCGGCCCCGGTGTCTGCAGCTCCGGAGGCCGTTCCGGTCACGGCCCCAGCTCCCGCGGTACCTGCCGGTGAGGCACCCGATGACCTGGACCACGACGGCGACACCATCATGAGCAGCGAACTGGCCAAGGAGGCACCGGCCCCTGCCGGCCATGCGGCACCGGCCCCTGCCAGCCACCCGGGTACGGCCCCGACGGTTCTGGCCCGCACCTGCCCGCAGGGGCATGCAAATCCGCCTACGCGCAGCGTGTGCGTGCACTGCGGGCAGCCGCTGGGCGAAGAGCCCCACCCGGTGAGCCGTCCTGCCCTGGGACGGGCGGTGTTTTCCACCGGCCATACGGAGGTCCTGGACCGGAACATTGTTGTCGGGCGCCAGCCGTCGGTGGCGAGGACTCCGGGCTCGGACATGCCGCGGATGGTGCAGGTTCCCAGCAGCGGAGGCGACATTTCCCGCTCGCACGCGGAGATCCGGCTGGAGGGGTGGCATGTGATGCTCCGGGACCTGTTCTCCACGAACGGCACCGTGCTGGTCCGCAACGGACAGCTGCCGCACCGCCTGGGCCAGGGTGAAGGGGTGATTGTGCTCGACGGCGACACCGCCGAGCTCGGCGACGACGTCTGGATCCGGTTCGAGGGACTGGCATGA
- a CDS encoding RDD family protein: MASSTNLVNATAFQRLAAKALDALPSAVLLLAVTWLFWLVGGDEARVLGMTTGAVLASGYALWLWIWEAGSGKTPGNLALGIRTTGSNGHAPGLLPVLLRNVLLGLSGAVVVGPVVLLVSNLWDKNHQRQGWHDKVAGTLVVDVRAGRDPLLTGGIRAAGSAAPESNADPAQAPTAVSPASPVTAVPGFPASDVPQAASTPFQTVPATMAGAPAAPAPASPRRAAAAALPSPAPAGVPQHPDDELEMTRVASRHRSTGVLMQFDDGAAVVVTGTALLGRNPATKPQETVGQLLDFADMGRSVSKTHLHLQADPKGVWVTDRNSTNGSAVVTAQGLREELEPLRPVLAPVGSTVFFGDRSFTVSQA, encoded by the coding sequence ATGGCCTCCAGTACGAACCTCGTCAATGCCACGGCTTTCCAGCGTCTGGCCGCCAAGGCACTGGACGCGTTGCCGTCAGCGGTGTTGTTGCTTGCCGTGACCTGGCTGTTTTGGCTGGTCGGGGGCGACGAGGCCCGGGTGCTGGGGATGACAACGGGAGCGGTACTGGCCAGCGGATACGCGCTGTGGCTCTGGATCTGGGAAGCGGGCTCCGGCAAGACACCGGGGAACCTCGCCTTGGGTATCCGGACCACCGGCAGCAACGGACACGCGCCGGGGCTGCTCCCCGTGCTGCTGCGAAACGTCCTGCTCGGGTTGTCCGGCGCCGTGGTGGTGGGGCCGGTGGTTCTGCTGGTCTCCAACCTGTGGGATAAAAACCACCAACGCCAGGGCTGGCATGACAAGGTTGCCGGCACCCTGGTGGTGGACGTGCGGGCCGGGCGTGATCCGCTGCTGACCGGCGGAATCCGTGCCGCCGGTTCGGCTGCCCCTGAAAGCAACGCAGACCCGGCCCAGGCGCCGACGGCCGTCTCGCCTGCCAGCCCGGTCACTGCGGTGCCGGGTTTCCCTGCCTCCGATGTACCCCAGGCTGCTTCCACTCCGTTCCAGACCGTGCCTGCCACCATGGCTGGAGCGCCCGCCGCACCGGCACCGGCCTCCCCGCGGCGCGCGGCGGCTGCGGCCCTGCCGTCCCCTGCCCCGGCAGGGGTTCCCCAGCATCCGGACGACGAGCTGGAAATGACCCGGGTGGCGTCCCGGCACCGCTCGACCGGCGTGTTGATGCAGTTCGACGACGGCGCCGCCGTCGTCGTGACCGGCACGGCGCTGCTGGGGCGGAATCCGGCAACCAAGCCCCAGGAAACGGTGGGGCAGCTGCTCGACTTCGCGGACATGGGCCGCTCGGTCTCCAAGACCCATCTGCACCTGCAGGCGGATCCGAAGGGGGTCTGGGTAACGGACCGCAATTCGACCAACGGCAGCGCCGTCGTCACCGCCCAGGGACTGCGGGAGGAACTGGAACCGCTTCGCCCCGTCCTTGCACCCGTGGGCAGCACCGTTTTCTTCGGTGACCGCAGCTTCACCGTCTCCCAGGCATAA
- a CDS encoding serine/threonine-protein kinase: MKKRAPAPPPEISGYRYLRHLGSGGFADVYLYEQDHPRRRVAVKVLLSDLRTNSARRSFEAEANLMAQLSSHPYIVTIYEADITEAGHSYLAMEYCSRPSLDIRYRQGGLPLAEVLTIGIQVASAVETAHRAGIAHRDIKPANILTTDYNRPALTDFGISGTTDAAEDEDLGLSIPWSPPEALTGGRADGIRVDVWALGATLYTLLAARSPFVVPGQGNTQRELIDRIVSQPLRPTGRADVPESLELALATAMAKSPESRFSSAYAFGLALQRIQGELNLASTPFEVLQEPDQAEESGDDEDRTRIRRVVSIDPGTTTPPRRAPLQRPTSSVTGAGAARAAVPAAVSPGPASGGDEAAAVHEGTVMRSGVAPTGPAPGAVDTGVPEAFSWPEPPRRRGKTALRIGLVTAAAAAIGIVAAALLLPETEPKSVLPTPSKSAQNPLAGTEGAVLPPESLAAAVSDGSVVFTWKNPEPADGDIYLWRTVSATARGEMVRTPEAKAQVPASDGETCIEVQVARDNGKASPPVAFCAPQ, translated from the coding sequence ATGAAGAAGCGTGCTCCGGCACCCCCGCCGGAGATCTCCGGCTACCGCTACCTGCGGCACCTGGGTTCCGGCGGCTTTGCCGACGTCTACCTCTATGAGCAGGACCATCCCCGGCGGCGGGTCGCCGTCAAGGTGCTCCTCTCGGACCTGCGCACGAACAGCGCCCGGCGCAGCTTCGAGGCCGAGGCGAACCTCATGGCACAGCTGTCCTCGCACCCGTACATCGTCACCATCTATGAAGCGGACATCACTGAGGCCGGCCACTCCTATCTGGCCATGGAGTACTGCTCCCGGCCCAGCCTCGACATCCGGTACCGCCAGGGCGGCCTGCCGTTGGCTGAAGTGCTCACCATCGGAATCCAGGTGGCCTCCGCCGTAGAGACCGCGCACCGGGCCGGTATCGCCCACCGGGACATTAAACCGGCCAATATCCTCACCACGGACTACAACCGTCCCGCCCTGACGGACTTCGGGATTTCCGGCACCACCGACGCCGCCGAGGACGAGGACCTGGGACTGTCCATTCCCTGGTCGCCGCCGGAAGCGCTCACCGGCGGCCGGGCGGACGGAATCCGGGTTGACGTCTGGGCCCTCGGCGCCACCCTGTACACCCTGCTGGCAGCGCGCTCGCCGTTTGTAGTGCCCGGGCAGGGCAATACCCAGCGTGAACTGATCGACCGGATTGTCAGCCAGCCGCTGCGGCCCACCGGACGAGCGGACGTCCCGGAATCGCTGGAACTGGCTTTGGCCACGGCCATGGCCAAGTCTCCCGAGTCCCGGTTCTCCTCCGCCTACGCCTTCGGGCTGGCACTTCAGCGGATCCAGGGCGAGCTGAACCTGGCCAGTACGCCGTTTGAGGTGCTGCAGGAGCCGGACCAGGCTGAGGAGAGCGGCGACGACGAGGACCGCACCCGCATCCGGCGCGTGGTCTCCATTGATCCAGGCACCACGACGCCGCCGCGCCGGGCACCCTTGCAGCGCCCGACGTCGTCAGTCACCGGCGCCGGTGCGGCGCGGGCGGCGGTCCCTGCTGCTGTTTCCCCGGGCCCCGCCTCCGGCGGCGACGAGGCTGCTGCGGTCCACGAGGGCACGGTAATGCGTTCGGGAGTTGCGCCGACGGGACCGGCCCCGGGGGCCGTGGACACGGGGGTTCCGGAGGCTTTCAGCTGGCCGGAACCGCCCCGGCGCCGCGGCAAGACTGCACTGCGCATCGGTCTGGTGACTGCGGCAGCAGCCGCCATCGGCATTGTCGCTGCGGCCCTGCTGCTGCCCGAAACGGAACCGAAGAGCGTCCTGCCCACACCGTCGAAATCCGCGCAGAATCCCTTGGCGGGGACCGAAGGTGCGGTGCTCCCGCCCGAATCGCTGGCCGCCGCTGTTTCGGACGGTTCAGTGGTGTTCACCTGGAAGAACCCGGAACCGGCAGACGGGGATATTTATCTGTGGCGGACGGTCAGTGCCACCGCTCGGGGAGAGATGGTCCGGACACCGGAGGCCAAGGCACAGGTTCCGGCATCGGACGGCGAGACCTGTATAGAAGTGCAAGTGGCGAGGGACAACGGGAAAGCATCGCCGCCGGTCGCGTTCTGCGCGCCGCAGTGA
- the eccCa gene encoding type VII secretion protein EccCa, whose amino-acid sequence MSVRILHRPARTTAPARGLEPFTMDAPPQMEQGKGGMNMMSLVPLLGAGVSMTVMMLFRGSPLAAVGALAMVVTILASVIMMVSQRGKQGRQRKDRRENYLEYLERCRATLRTEEHTAVKVARIASPPPDALFDIIRNTRRIWERRRHNEDFLDVRIGTGPRQNREVQIMNSGSAVMQSDTFMMTELEILKRRYESSPELPLTVPLDCAGNVSIVGSREFVLRVSRLLLVQGAAFHSPEDLHLALAVPEAERENWEWATWLPHLADQKSTHRTGPVRRLAPSMDVLSDLLADDLHGRSSLAAESRKNFLRGGVGTALPRLMVVADSYGELPVELAVPDKQSSPGALGITTLFLVKERRQEPSEVAIRISEDGEGFRVENYRTDPVEPVVEAGTLDQLPVPLAQSLARSLAPLRLSPDSMEHDSSENSQGFLEMLGLSPRLDEADIRRLWKPRGEVDFLRVPLGPDDRGRPALLDLKESAQFGHGPHGLCVGATGSGKSEMLRSLVVGLLATHSPEVLAMVLVDYKGGATFAPFANAPQVTGVITNLSDDVSLIERVYASLSGEIQRRQEVLKEAGNLANITDYQLHRQELLSQGKDLAPLPHLVVIIDEFGELLTARPDFIELFLSIGRIGRSIGVHLLLSSQRIEGGKLRGLDTYLSYRIGLRTLSEAESRTVLDTPDAFHLPPVPGFGYLKVDTTTYTRFKSGYVSGPLEMEEEDEPETDDAGRPAVLRVPRYAATLEEAVQQDPAKPASTSASKRTTGPTVLSTLMDTLAKFPRAVEPIWLPPLPGGIALDIAADGLDTTSQGIRLATGGGLKIPVGLLDDPAKQWQGIWEVDLAANGGNAAIVGGPQTGKSTALRTLVASLSLTHSPAEVGIYAIDLLGSGLVPLEGLPHVGGVAVRTNREVVRRTVDEILAMLSQRERIFEKYQIDSLPTLRRLCAQGGIPELPSADIVMVLDGYGQLSDEFEEIEKSVHALISRGGGYGIHVVVTCSRMNEIRIAQQSFFGNRIELRLSDPGESAHGRKLAESVSPGTPGRAMTDRKLQGHFALPRIDSESDPDTANSGMRDLVDAVSASTDERAMQVRVLPAVVDAATAPTPAAPATVPLGQRETDLGTELLDLHNKERHLVIMGDDGAGKTNAMRSVIRRLAEQHNAEDIVFAVFDPRRTLADEVPEDYLGGYATSAALAEQLASAVAGELQKRISATPEEVAALPRVVLVIDDYDVLTAGGSSPLGRLTPFLPLAPEIGLHAVLSRRVRGASRGMYESFFTALRDSGAAALILSGDRGEGTLINGVRARALPPGRAQLVQPGRPVQTLQLFWNETASDVLAGEARR is encoded by the coding sequence CCATGGACGCCCCGCCGCAGATGGAACAGGGCAAGGGCGGCATGAACATGATGTCGCTGGTACCCCTGCTCGGCGCCGGCGTCTCCATGACGGTCATGATGCTCTTCCGCGGCTCCCCGTTGGCCGCCGTGGGTGCACTGGCCATGGTGGTGACCATCCTGGCCTCCGTCATCATGATGGTCAGCCAGCGCGGAAAGCAGGGCCGCCAGCGCAAGGACCGGCGGGAAAACTATCTCGAATACCTCGAACGCTGCCGCGCCACGCTCCGCACCGAGGAACACACGGCCGTCAAGGTGGCCCGCATCGCCAGCCCGCCGCCGGACGCCCTATTCGACATCATCCGCAATACCCGCCGCATCTGGGAGCGGCGGCGGCACAACGAGGATTTCCTGGACGTACGCATCGGTACCGGGCCGCGGCAGAACCGTGAAGTGCAGATCATGAACTCCGGCTCTGCGGTGATGCAGAGTGACACCTTCATGATGACGGAACTGGAGATCCTCAAGCGGCGCTACGAGTCCAGCCCCGAACTGCCGTTGACGGTACCGCTGGACTGCGCCGGAAATGTCAGCATTGTCGGCTCCAGGGAGTTCGTGCTGCGGGTCAGCCGTCTCCTGCTGGTCCAGGGTGCGGCCTTCCATTCCCCGGAGGACCTCCATCTGGCCCTGGCCGTGCCCGAAGCCGAACGGGAAAACTGGGAGTGGGCCACCTGGCTGCCGCACTTGGCGGACCAGAAAAGCACTCACCGCACCGGGCCGGTCCGGCGGCTGGCCCCGTCCATGGACGTCTTGTCGGACCTGCTGGCCGATGACCTCCACGGACGTTCCAGTCTGGCCGCGGAGTCCCGGAAAAACTTCCTGCGCGGAGGTGTGGGCACGGCGCTGCCCCGCCTGATGGTGGTTGCCGATTCCTACGGAGAGCTGCCGGTGGAGCTGGCAGTCCCGGACAAGCAGTCCTCGCCCGGCGCCCTTGGGATCACCACGCTGTTCCTGGTGAAGGAACGCCGGCAGGAACCCAGCGAAGTGGCGATCCGCATCAGTGAGGACGGCGAGGGGTTCCGGGTGGAAAACTACCGGACCGACCCCGTGGAGCCGGTGGTCGAGGCTGGCACCCTGGACCAGTTGCCGGTCCCGCTCGCCCAGTCCCTGGCCCGCAGCCTGGCACCGCTACGGCTGTCCCCCGATTCGATGGAACACGATTCCTCGGAAAACTCCCAGGGGTTCCTGGAGATGCTGGGCCTCTCCCCGCGGCTGGATGAAGCCGATATCCGCCGGTTGTGGAAGCCCCGCGGCGAGGTGGACTTCCTGCGGGTTCCGCTGGGTCCCGATGACCGCGGGCGGCCGGCCCTGCTGGATTTGAAGGAATCGGCACAGTTCGGGCACGGCCCGCACGGCCTGTGCGTGGGTGCCACCGGCTCCGGCAAGTCCGAAATGCTGCGCAGCCTCGTGGTGGGACTGCTGGCCACGCACTCCCCCGAGGTGCTGGCCATGGTGCTGGTGGACTACAAGGGCGGCGCCACCTTTGCCCCCTTCGCCAACGCACCCCAGGTCACCGGCGTCATCACCAACCTTTCCGACGACGTCAGCCTGATCGAACGCGTCTATGCCAGCCTCTCCGGTGAAATCCAGCGCCGGCAGGAAGTCCTCAAGGAGGCCGGCAACCTCGCCAACATCACGGACTACCAGCTGCACCGGCAGGAGCTGCTCTCCCAGGGCAAAGACCTGGCGCCGCTGCCGCACCTGGTGGTCATCATTGACGAATTCGGCGAGCTGCTGACCGCACGCCCGGACTTCATTGAGCTCTTCCTGTCCATCGGCCGCATCGGCCGGTCGATCGGCGTGCACCTGCTGCTCTCCAGCCAGCGCATCGAGGGCGGCAAGCTTCGCGGCCTGGACACCTATTTGTCCTACCGGATCGGCTTGCGCACGCTCTCCGAAGCTGAGTCCCGGACCGTGCTGGACACCCCCGACGCCTTCCACCTGCCGCCGGTCCCCGGGTTCGGGTACCTGAAGGTGGACACCACCACGTACACCCGGTTCAAGTCCGGATACGTGTCCGGCCCGCTCGAGATGGAAGAAGAGGACGAGCCGGAAACCGACGACGCCGGACGGCCCGCCGTCCTGCGCGTCCCGCGGTATGCCGCGACCCTCGAAGAGGCCGTGCAGCAGGACCCCGCCAAACCGGCGTCGACCTCCGCCTCCAAGCGGACCACCGGCCCCACGGTGCTCTCCACCCTGATGGACACGCTCGCGAAATTCCCCCGCGCCGTCGAACCGATCTGGCTGCCGCCGCTCCCGGGAGGCATTGCGCTGGATATCGCCGCGGACGGGCTGGACACCACCAGCCAGGGCATCCGCCTGGCCACCGGCGGCGGCTTGAAGATCCCGGTAGGGCTGCTCGATGATCCGGCGAAGCAGTGGCAGGGCATCTGGGAAGTGGACCTGGCTGCCAACGGCGGCAATGCGGCCATTGTCGGCGGACCGCAGACCGGCAAGAGCACGGCCCTGCGCACGCTCGTCGCCAGCCTGTCCCTGACCCACTCGCCGGCCGAAGTAGGCATCTACGCCATTGACCTCCTCGGCAGCGGGCTGGTTCCGCTCGAAGGGCTCCCCCATGTGGGCGGCGTGGCGGTCCGCACCAACCGCGAGGTGGTCCGCCGTACCGTTGACGAAATCCTCGCCATGCTCTCGCAGCGCGAACGTATCTTCGAGAAGTACCAGATCGACTCCCTGCCCACTCTGCGCCGCCTGTGCGCGCAGGGCGGCATCCCTGAGCTGCCGAGTGCGGACATCGTGATGGTGCTGGACGGTTACGGCCAGCTCTCGGACGAGTTCGAAGAGATTGAAAAATCCGTACACGCCCTGATCAGCCGCGGCGGCGGATACGGCATCCATGTGGTGGTGACCTGCTCGCGGATGAACGAAATCCGCATTGCGCAGCAAAGCTTCTTCGGCAACCGGATTGAACTGCGCCTGTCGGATCCCGGGGAGTCTGCGCACGGCCGGAAACTGGCCGAGTCCGTGAGCCCGGGGACGCCCGGTCGGGCAATGACGGACCGGAAGCTGCAGGGGCATTTTGCCCTGCCGCGCATCGACTCCGAATCGGACCCGGACACCGCCAACTCCGGGATGCGGGATCTTGTGGATGCGGTGTCCGCCTCCACGGACGAACGCGCCATGCAGGTCCGCGTGCTGCCGGCAGTGGTGGACGCAGCAACCGCACCCACACCGGCGGCCCCGGCCACGGTGCCGCTGGGCCAGCGCGAGACCGACCTGGGCACCGAGCTGCTGGACCTGCACAACAAGGAACGCCATCTGGTGATCATGGGCGACGACGGCGCCGGCAAGACCAACGCCATGCGATCGGTGATCCGCCGTCTGGCCGAACAGCACAACGCCGAGGACATTGTGTTCGCGGTGTTCGATCCGCGCCGCACGCTCGCGGATGAGGTGCCGGAAGATTATCTGGGCGGATATGCCACCAGCGCAGCCCTGGCCGAACAGCTGGCGTCCGCCGTCGCCGGCGAGCTGCAGAAACGGATCAGTGCCACCCCCGAAGAGGTCGCCGCCCTGCCCCGGGTGGTGCTGGTGATCGACGACTATGACGTACTGACCGCCGGCGGCTCCTCGCCCCTGGGCAGGTTGACGCCCTTCCTGCCGCTGGCCCCGGAGATCGGGCTGCACGCAGTGCTTTCCCGCCGGGTCCGGGGTGCCAGCCGGGGCATGTACGAGTCCTTCTTCACGGCCCTGCGTGATTCCGGTGCCGCGGCGCTGATCCTCTCCGGCGACCGCGGGGAAGGCACGCTCATTAACGGTGTCCGGGCCCGGGCGCTGCCACCCGGACGCGCCCAGTTGGTCCAGCCGGGACGGCCGGTGCAGACCCTGCAGCTGTTCTGGAACGAGACGGCCAGCGACGTGTTGGCGGGAGAAGCGCGGCGCTGA